GAATAGAACACTTTAAGAAATGGCAAGGGTGATGTTGACTTCAAAGTGCATTTCAAAgcgtttttgggcagaagcCCTTAACACCgcatgtcatatttcaaatagGGTGTATTTGAGAAGTGGTTCGACTATGACATCGTATGAGATAATTATGGGAAAGAAGCCtaaccttaaatattttcatgtttttggttgtgTATACTATGTTTTGAATGACAGGGATCAACTTGCAAAATTTGATTCAAAGAGTGATAAGTGTTTGTTTTTGGGATATGCCACTAATAGTTGAGCTTATCGCATGTTTAATTTAAGAACTATGACTATTGTGGAATCcattaatgttgtttttgatgacctTGCAGATCTCAAAAAGAAAACAGCTGAAGATGATGTGGATGAGTTTCTGAAAATTCCAATATCACTGGAAAATGCAGATGTTgccccagatgttgcaacatctgacACAACACCTGACACTGAAGTCACTGAAGCTGCGGACGAAACGAATGACGATGATGACGCGGTAGATGATGGACGGAATATTCCAAGTAAAATTCAGAAAAAccatccatcatctcaaataattggaaGTATGCCTGAAGGTGTCCAAActcgaaagaaagaaaaagtggaTTACCGAAAGATGGCTGGACTTATTTGCATGAGCTCCTTATACTCACTGATTAAGTGAATATCTACTGGAAATTGGCTTCAAACAAGGTGATGTAGACAAAACTCTTTTTATTAAGAAATCTAAAGGTGAGAGTCTTATTTGTCaagtttatgtttatgatttctcACAATTTTCATGGTTTAGTTTCATTAGAGAGAAATCGGATACTGTGATAATTCTAgtacaattgatatttcaaaaaaatccagtaaaacactctcgaacaaaacacattgacattagacatcactttattcgagatttagtaGAAAAAAGATTGATTCGAATTGAATTTGTTGGTACAAATAACCAAATGgctgacatattcacaaaaGCATTAGTTTTTAAGAGATTCTCCAACcttaggaaatctctcagcatgtgttctgcCTAATCATACATagatgttgtctcagatgttacaacatctcggacaacacctaacatgcatgtgcatttcTAGGACTTAGACATACTGCATATGCATGCATACTGTTATATGATGTGTTATCACTGTGTTGCATAAATCTTCTGGTGCACTTACAATTTCTTGTTCTATCTAAACTTAACACACTTGGATATGCTTAACAATCTGATTAAATCACAAAATAGTTGAAGGATGATCATGTACTCCATGACATTGTCTCATACGAAAAGTGACTTGAAAAGATTGAGTacaaagaaaaatcaattatgcatatgctctgtatcagaagaaaagatgggaaaaagctacctaaaagagtccaatgaagactgtgCTTTTAGTGTGGGAGTTACCTCTTCTGAATTTAATACAGAAGgcaaaaatagaagaaaatggaaaaagctacctagaggagtcctaaagaagaccgttcttctagtgtaggagctaccacttctatgaTCAGAAATTTGATAAGTCTCCAAGTGtgcagaaaaatcaaaattgttTTTCTGGAATTGTGCGTGTTGTCagaagatgttgccaacatttgtGAAAACACTTCATTTGTGAACATATCTCATATTTGCTTTCATGTTTTTATTTCTGTTACATTCTGTTATTAGGCAtaaataagtcatgcataaacataacattgtGAATATTGTTGTGTCAAGAGGACATGAGTATTTCGACAAAGAAAATTCGATGAAAATCCAGATTATACTGAAAATTGAATATGTGTGATTTGTTATGGTTCAGTGGTGTTAGATCGATGTGGGTTTTAATtctgaaaattattttgaaaagataCTGGACACAATTATATCGGTATTCTTGGAAGGTGATAACGACTAAAAATATTtcccattaaattttttttccgtTAAGGATCTTAGGATTGTTTGAGTAAATCTTGATTTTGTTACCGCTGCATGCATACTTATTCTTTTGATTTACACTATTTTCTCTTCACATTATTCACATAATTCCTTCTTAAGATTTCGTGATATAGTCTATTACTATAATCTTGTTGCTGACTACAGACTGCTATTGGATGTTAGTGTCCATttggacaaaaagggggagaagaCGTGACTCAAACTCAAGGGAGTGTGAATTGATTTTTGTAAATGATACCATCTATTGATACCTTTGTTTGATTTCGTTTTTAATGTTCTGCTTTGTTAACTTCTGCTTCCCTGATGTGTTTCTGTTTTAATGAACTGTTAATGATTTTTGCAGGTGTTGTCTCAGGTGTTGCCAACACAATGAATAACACTCGTActaacttgattttattcaggGGGAGAAAAATTCTCATATAAAGGGGGAGTTAACTGGAGTTCAACTGAGAAattgagtttgatttgattttgtccagaaaggcaaaaaggggaAGATTAAAGGGAAATATATATTCctaattttaattgatatatcttattgatttatttccctaatattatcttttccttgttgatttgattgagtataatatttaattatggttttgcctttctagataattatgttaagattttattgtgatataatatcttcCTTAAGTCTAATTTCATTCTTGATAAGATTATATGGAATATTGGATTTGACttttctagatattatatttatgataaagattttgaagatattatattattgatttaactcttgatttctttattttgtagattttcTTGTGAGATGAAGTGAATTATAAATAAAAGAGATGAAGATTAAAAAGAAGCGAGAGAGTTTTAGTGGAGGAGTTCACGTATAGGATTTTCGTGGAGGTGATTTTCTTGGGAGCTTAAAAGAAAGAATTTTCGTGGgaaaaattcagagagtttGTGTGTAAAATTTTCGTGGAGTCGGagtgtttttcgtgggaagTTTTCGTGAAGAGTTTTCACGTGAGAAGATTTTCGTGGAGAGTTTTTCTTgcggcttctttctctcggtcAATATTCACTCATGTGTGCACGTTCAAAGTTTCAGAGAAAACCTTATTCAAGAGACGTGCTGTATTTAAAGAGTTGTGATAGGGTGTTGCTgtgaatgttgagaacatctgcGGACAACATCTGGGAAGAAGTTGACCGAAGATTGCTTCTCGTGGATCTACTGTTTGGCAacacgtttttgctttcttgttttagttttattctggttgtttgtttttagaaagcatttgttttctcaacttgttgaggaaattgattttagtcTTAACCACTAGTGATAAGTTTTTGTAAACGGtttggttttctagtgattaatttttgccataaggcaccgcacaagtatttatacttgtgcaaatttaatctagtccatctatttatttaaagtgaatttgtgttacaaaatataatgttccgctgcatgttgtccgagatgttgtaacatctggcacaacacttaattctgattAAACACAAATTCTCTGTTTTACATATAATTatgatattcttattatttCGATCATttgtcggacaaaataatcctaaCAAGGGGAATGGAACGtaagtttataaaataaattggtgCGAAGGAAAATCCAACATACGCTGACTGCATATCCCAAAAACTAGGTCCAATGAGACAATCTAATCGAACTGATTTGGTGGATCACTGTGGGAGTTATCTGTAACCTATTCCTATTATGAAACAATGAATGTTGAAGATAAGCATGCGACTTTTAATGATTCCGATGAGAAGCAATATGGCTCAATTCTAGACCTTCTTGCAGAACTAAGAATGTGTTCTTGGCCAAAATGAAACTTTACTGTTTTAATTTTACCTACTATATTTTCACATGACATCGTTCATTGAttttacaataatttttttaatcgaGAAGTACGATGTTGCTTAACACCCCACCGAACAATGACGTAGAGGACCACGGAGCTCTCGATGTGCCACCGAATGGTGCAGGTGGAGAACCTCTACTCGAAGGCTCCCGGCGGCGGTGAAGACATTAGAAGAAgtatgaattccaattattaaATCAGAAATTAGTTAATGGAGATAATTTCTATTTTCTTTACAGTTCAGTCCCAAGCAAGAAGAAGAAAGGTGGCGTCCCCGTATCTATGTCGgaaacatttatttatttataaaatatatatgtatataatataatataatagaaAAAGAATAATGATCCACTTTCGCAAGCAGtgatcttgatttaataattaaataatccGCAAATTTCGGAGGACCGTTTGGTGGCGGATGTTTGTTCCTGCGAATTGATTCGCCACCAACTTCAAGAAAATATCCCTGCATTTTCTTGATCCAGTAATAAAAATACAATGGGGTAAAAATAGACAGAATCACCAAAATTTTATTCTAAAAGCTCAGAAATCCAAAGAATGCAGAATAACTAGCAGGGGTAGATAAAACTTTGCCACTGACTCTCACTTCATTCATATTTGGAAATCAATCGAACATTTCCCAATTTTCTCTGCAGCCTCAAGTTCGGGGATGATGGAGTGATGATCAAACTTTGCGGATGGTAATattatagttttgatatttgaatataattttTGAAGTTGTTCTTGGATTTGCTCATGGTTGTCACCTTGATTTTTCGTCGGGCCACTTGATCTTGCTTCTCCCTTTTTCTTGCGAGAAAGGCACGATCCTTTCGAGACATCAAGTTTGGACGGAGTTTCTCGATCTGCATCAGATGCCACAATTTGTTACTTACCAAATAACTCAAATCGATTAGCTTTTATGGACAACGAGTTGATTTGCAGCTCATATAGAATCACAAAAAAGTGTATAAAATGTTGTCAATTTATCTGATGACAGTATGAAACAGAACAAGAATAAAAACATAAACCCAATGTCACATGATATAAACCATTTGTTTATGTTTAGAGATTGTGGCAGCTGGGAAATTACCCACGACAGAATCTAAATTGTTTTCAAACAAAGTTAAGCAAgaacaaatttaatttaaatacatctCCCTATCACCCAAGTAAACTAAGGTGGTTATGAATCCAACTTATTATTGTTGAATGTAATAATGACCTTAGTGATTGTTCTCCGTGACAGTCTTTTTACCTTTCATGATTTCGAAAATGCTAGGATCTTGACGTGGATCGTAAGGTCCTATAACTTTACGAATTTTTAAAGGGGAAACTGAAAAAATCTACATAAAGCCCTACAGGTCAAGAATACATTGACTTTTCAATCCATTTGGGTAAACTGACGATTCATATATGTCAAGTTTAACCCAATATGATGTAGTTCCTAACCAATTTTACAAATAAATAGGATAACTAAGGCTACCAACTTTTCTTCACATTTAATTGGCTGCTTGGTGCCAGCTTTCTCCTACATTTTGCTCAATTAGTTTCATTTGTCTGCCCCTTTGGGATGGAAACACAATAATGATCcatataaggtttttaaatcCTGATAGGGTAGGCATAAATGAAACTAAAGAATTTAGAACTCAAGTCACAATCTTGATTTAAACGAGCATGGTCCCAATTCCCCACAAAGCGTCTTCCTTTTGTTAAAAGTCAGGTTTAGAGAGGACAATCTTAATTTGTACCCAGTTATGATGTAAAATCAGAAGAAAAAGACAGAAAAACAGTCCCTCATTCAGCTATAACCAATCTTCATTTGCATTTACCTTCATTTAAATCTTCAAAATCCAGCTGTGGCAATCTCGAGTCTGCACGTGTACAGCATAACCATAATCTCTGGTCCTCTTGTTCCACTTCTGATGCAATGGGAATATGCCAGTGGCCCTTCTCCGACTCCTGTCAACCAAATACATCAAGTGGAATGAGTCTTACCATAATTCCTCAAGGGCTTAAAACCAATTATGAGAATGCATCAAGACAACTGAGACTTAAATGTCTGGTTTTGGTCTCTTGTACGTCTGAAGAACCACACTCACATGCGTACTCATGTTGATAGAACCTGGGGAGTCTAAGAAACCTTAGAATACACTATACCCAGTTTCTCTGTTAGTTCTTGTAACATAATTTTTGTAAGAACATAAGACTTCTGTGAGGTATGTTTTTCACTTTTTCAATTGAAAAAGGGTTTAGGTATAGTTATCTTATTGCTTTTTTTCACTTTTCTAGTTTCCTATAATTGATCCTAGCACAAGTCAGAACATGCCTAAGTCTCTGCATGAAAACAAGTTTCTGCTACCTGCACGTCAGAATTTAGTTTGGTATATCAAATTGTTGAAGATAAATACTCCAGCAAGTTAAGTTAAGAAAGACTGACCTGTATTACTACAGAACAAGGAGGTGGCATGTGAAATATAGGGCCCGTTTCATCAAAGCTGAAGCGTATCttcagtaaaaaaaaataaaggcaaTCTCAATAATATATTACAACAATGAAAGATAAAAGAGTATCATCATAGCTTTCAAGTTTCTCACAGGATCAACGAGCAAACAGAGATTAGCTTATTAATAAACAACAGAATATAGCCATAGAAAAATTTTAACCTACTGATACACATTTGATTGCCCTTGTCCATGTCATCTCTGAAAAGTGACTAGATACGATGATTAAACACCATATATTCCCATTACAAAATAGGGAGAATTAATAAATGGAGGGATATGACGATCAGTAGCACACTACCACTATTATCAAAAGTACAAAAGAAGCTCACattgtctgaactattttttgGTAGTTATATAGTTTAAGTTTCTAGACTCATTCGACCAAGAAAAATACCACTTGTATAATTGCTGAACTTGATTAAATAGGCTTCCACCTTTTACATGCAATAGCTCACCAGATGTCTTTCTTTCCATTTAGGAAAAATATCATTGCCCAGTAATTGGAACAGGTGATCTCTCATCTCGTCATTAGTGACAAGCAAGCATTTGAACTTTATAGCCGCGTACAACCAATACCTGAATAAAGATCAATTTGTAGGCCGTCAATCTAACCAATCATCATGAAGAATTAATGACATTATATTATTGGTAGAAACTATGATGAGCAGCTCGTACCAATCATCATTTGATCCGGTCGGAGTAGCAAAGAGAGCATCTGCATTTTTCCACTTCTCAATGAAACTTCTATTGAGAGAACCTTCCATCTTATCCCCAGCAATACGCCGATTATGCAGTATGATCAGTGGCCATTTTCTGGAAGGCAGCATTTGGCGAATTCCATTCGCAACAGCATTGACCTATGGAAGACATGGCCAACCACCACAATTTTTTTACCAGATAAAAAATAAACAGAGGGTTACAAATTTTTCATATTCCGCAAGCACTTGCCTTTGATGGTTTAAATCTTTTCTGGCTGTTTAGGCCAACGTTTGCACCATCCACCACGGCTTCGAATGGTCCATAGTAATCGAAGCCAATCCTGCAAGATGGTGCAGCTTTCAGTTTGTTACACCTTCAAATTACTCTGTTTATAGAGAAGAAAGTAAATGCACTGATATACTTGAAATTTCTGAAAActtgaatttttctctctttgCAAGGCTATAGATGCCACCGAATGTGCAAATTTTTCGGTTTCTTCGGGATCAAGGTCAATAGTTACTAGCCTTTCACTACAGGACTTGCATGAGCCATCAGAATCAACAGGAGACCGGCAGACAGTCCATTTCCCTTTGCCCAACCAGCCTTTTCCATGCCATCCCCCTCCTGTATTTTCAATTGCTCGAGCAATCAATTCCCGGTCCCATTTTCTTTTACCCACTTTCGAAGCTACCTTGCTCTTAAACCACCTCTCGATCAAATTTGCTGTAGCTGGTGAAACTTGCCTCACAGTTGTTCTAAGTTTGTGCAACACGTGATATACTTTTTCGCTCTTTCCAGCTTCTACACTTACCTTTAGAAGTGCCTCCAGTTCAGGCTCCTCTGGATTGACATTATGCTCCAACATGTGTTCTTCGACCATGAATGCTTTCTCAACATCTCCATTACTGCAGAAAATAGTTAGAGCAGGGCCATAGGATCGTAGTCTAGGATTTAAACCATATTCCTTCATTTGCTTTACCATATCAAAGGCCCTATCACCATCACCAAAAGATACAGCCATTCTGGCCACAGACGTAAGTATGGCTTCATTCATGGGAACTTTTTCAACACACATCTGGTTAAATATTTCAAATCCCTTCTGGAGGGCAATTCTTTTTAAATCTTCACTCACTTGAACTCCAGTGACCGGCACCTCTGTCATCTTTAATCTTCATAGAATCAGCAATCCTCTTCATTGATTGAACCAAGGCATCTAAAGTTTCATCGTAGATCTCCATGGATCCATACAAAAAACTCCTTGAATAAGCTTCCCCTTGAAAACTAGCATTTGAATGACCATTTGCAAGTTCGGGTGTACAACCATTCCCAAGGAACTTATCTTTTCTCAATTGTTCAATAGGAGGATTCTCTCCTTCGTCTTGTTCATGCAAACTATGTCCTGCATAACACCCTTTTCCTATTCCACCAGATACATTCAATGGTTCAGAATCAATAACAGGAATTTCTTTTGACGGTTTAACGTGTCTCAGACTCCTACTTCCGCTCCCGCTTTTCGCTGGCTGAACCAGACCAGTGGCGGCAGAAGAACAAAGATACAACAGAACGGCATAATGGTACTGCCCCATCTTAACGCCTTCCGTCCTAGCCAAATCATATAATCTAATGGCACCCAAGAAATCACCCCTTTTAGAGCACAACTCTAATCCAACTCTCAGAGTTACTTCCGCCGAATCGACTTTAGGTTTCTTAGTCAGCTTCTCCTCATTTCTGACTTCCAACCGATTTTTCAGGAATCTTTTATCCGTAGCATCCTTAGTACCCTCTTGAAAAACGATAATCTTCTCGTTAATGTCTAACACTTTTTTCTCCTTAAACCTCGTGGAAGATAATCTAGAAACCACCTCTTTCTTCCTGTTAGAACTCGATACATTCTCGTTAAGTCTATCCCTCGGCACCATTCTTCTCCCAGCAGGTTTCTCAGCACCAAGGTTCCTCTTGTCAAATTTACTACCATCATTTTTATCAACCGAAGTAAAAGAAGAATACCCTGAATTAATATAATCGTTAGAGCAAGTATTAATGCTGTTTTTTGAGAGTCCACCCCCCGTGTCTTCGGACAACCTCGTTTCCAAGTGCGCGGCAACTTGTGCTTTAACTTGAAGTGGCGCAATCCCCGGCTCTGGAGTGTCCGTAGTGGGTGGAAAACCGAGAGATTGATG
The sequence above is a segment of the Primulina tabacum isolate GXHZ01 chromosome 6, ASM2559414v2, whole genome shotgun sequence genome. Coding sequences within it:
- the LOC142549437 gene encoding LOW QUALITY PROTEIN: proteinaceous RNase P 1, chloroplastic/mitochondrial-like (The sequence of the model RefSeq protein was modified relative to this genomic sequence to represent the inferred CDS: deleted 1 base in 1 codon), translated to MASFAFKPLPQTQLHFSYSCRCKYSSNHQSLGFPPTTDTPEPGIAPLQVKAQVAAHLETRLSEDTGGGLSKNSINTCSNDYINSGYSSFTSVDKNDGSKFDKRNLGAEKPAGRRMVPRDRLNENVSSSNRKKEVVSRLSSTRFKEKKVLDINEKIIVFQEGTKDATDKRFLKNRLEVRNEEKLTKKPKVDSAEVTLRVGLELCSKRGDFLGAIRLYDLARTEGVKMGQYHYAVLLYLCSSAATGLVQPAKSGSGSRSLRHVKPSKEIPVIDSEPLNVSGGIGKGCYAGHSLHEQDEGENPPIEQLRKDKFLGNGCTPELANGHSNASFQGEAYSRSFLYGSMEIYDETLDALVQSMKRIADSMKIKDDRGAGHGVQVSEDLKRIALQKGFEIFNQMCVEKVPMNEAILTSVARMAVSFGDGDRAFDMVKQMKEYGLNPRLRSYGPALTIFCSNGDVEKAFMVEEHMLEHNVNPEEPELEALLKVSVEAGKSEKVYHVLHKLRTTVRQVSPATANLIERWFKSKVASKVGKRKWDRELIARAIENTGGGWHGKGWLGKGKWTVCRSPVDSDGSCKSCSERLVTIDLDPEETEKFAHSVASIALQREKNSSFQKFQVYQIGFDYYGPFEAVVDGANVGLNSQKRFKPSKVNAVANGIRQMLPSRKWPLIILHNRRIAGDKMEGSLNRSFIEKWKNADALFATPTGSNDDWYWLYAAIKFKCLLVTNDEMRDHLFQLLGNDIFPKWKERHLIRFSFDETGPIFHMPPPCSVVIQESEKGHWHIPIASEVEQEDQRLWLCCTRADSRLPQLDFEDLNEDRETPSKLDVSKGSCLSRKKKGEARSSGPTKNQGDNHEQIQEQLQKLYSNIKTIILPSAKFDHHSIIPELEAAEKIGKCSIDFQI